Part of the Bacteriovorax stolpii genome, AAGGTGTGAATGATTCAACAGAAGCGCTATACGATTTATTTACCGCTTTAGCTGATATCAAAGTGAAGCCTTACTACCTTCACCATTCTGATGAGGCCCGTGGGGCGATGAATTTTTACGTGCCTTTAGAAGAAGGCCGCAAAATCTTTGCTCCTCTTCACAATAGGCTACCTGGTTGGGCACTGCCGCAATACATTATCGATATTCCGGGAGGCCACGGGAAAACCCCGGCCTTTAACCCTGAAAGCTTTGAATTTAGTGGAAACTTAATCACTAAAAATGGAGAAAAAGTTAAAATTATTTGACAGATTTTAACACGATCATTATATTTTCGAGCACACCATACAAATGCGGATTTAGCTCAGTGGTAGAGCGTCTCGTTGCCATCGAGAAGGTCGCAAGTTCAACCCTTGTAATCCGCTCCATTTGATTTTCAGAAAATTCGGTAAAATCTCAAAACATTAAAAATCTTAACAACTTAAATTCACGAGGACAGAAATCAATTCACATTTGTTTATTTCCCCATATTTCGTCATCTTTCAAAGTGTCCTTACCAAATCCTTACCAGAAACTTTTTGAAGTAGCATCTGCAAGCACGTGCTTGCGTTTTGTAGCACCAAAACTTGCAAACTTCTAAAATCCCTCAATTTTTTTAGCAAGCATAGGCTTGCTTCAACTTCGCTATTAACAATCAATTTTTTTGCCACAACGACAAGCACCACCTTGCCAAGGTCGTGGCATTTTCAAATGGAGAATTTATGGAAACAACTACAGAAAATATAAAAGAAGAATACCTATCAGATTTCGCAGTCCTCTTAAAGAAAATGAGACTGCTTAAGAAACTAACAAGACAGCAAGCTGGACTCCTTTTTGATTTCTCTTACAAAAATATTGAACGCCTAGAAAATGGCCGTGGAGCAATCAGCGTTGAGAAATTTAAAGAGTTCCAAGAAAAATACGGCTACAGCGATTCAGAAATCGAAGACCTAAGGTCAGGAAAAATACAAGCCTCAACAGATGCGAATTCCATCAGAAGAAAAAGTGGAACTAAAAACAGACCAGACAGAAGATTTTGTCACAGAAGAATTACTAGAGAGTGCAAAGTTTTAAAAGAGCTAAGACTTCTTAAAAATATTAATCAATATGAAGCTTCAAAACTTTGTGGACTTGGAATCAATACCATTGGCTTTATCGAAAACGG contains:
- a CDS encoding helix-turn-helix domain-containing protein, whose protein sequence is METTTENIKEEYLSDFAVLLKKMRLLKKLTRQQAGLLFDFSYKNIERLENGRGAISVEKFKEFQEKYGYSDSEIEDLRSGKIQASTDANSIRRKSGTKNRPDRRFCHRRITRECKVLKELRLLKNINQYEASKLCGLGINTIGFIENGRVALTDKKILHIVLTYGFSMEYFNQLLKVSPLRHEMVEECQKIIERMDENKLRIIMPMLQSMTK